In the genome of Coraliomargarita algicola, one region contains:
- a CDS encoding DUF2779 domain-containing protein, whose translation MAKKHLTKSDYKRWQFCPTSAFHGWRKCPSKSEGDGFLKYLAKEGKGVGQLAQRLFADGRLIDESNSETASSITRSALKSDSMTLFEACIIHGEFLSRPDVLIRKGDTLYVIEVKSKIGKLRWHQEGKMLINMYGDVRAGYREIVHDLAFQTVILQRAFSQYTVVPYFLLPEETTQACEEEVAISKTTLESCMENSGECSVKQRRKHSILKFFDATEAIHKIVEEVSQSMDSMAAAWHSGQRPEPTLKYRCRNCDFRLKDGRNQDDGFHQCWGALADPDPHLFSLYQLYSLKQAENKQALLADQKITEGKTSLFDVSDTELHGEHQNRQRIQLRCQRTGKEWIDPHLGEAINHLDWPIAFVDFETILMTVPWYADTRPGQVLPFQFSAHILHRDGHIVHREWLNVRDEIPTLKFIRQLKSALKGVGSVLVYTDYENRILKEAFEFLGRYGQEAKGERAWIHELLHSGRIIDQHQWVYDWYCHPDMNRTSIKVVLPAVWQNNQSLHCHPYFKRYYNSKDGQIVDPYKTLPDATIDGQPFPVREGTGAMQGYREFIKGKGACCPEAREALAALLTNYVTLDTASQWIIFEHWRLRLNLI comes from the coding sequence ATGGCTAAAAAACACCTAACTAAATCAGACTACAAGCGCTGGCAGTTTTGCCCCACATCGGCCTTTCACGGATGGCGAAAGTGCCCCTCTAAAAGTGAGGGCGACGGCTTTCTAAAATACCTAGCGAAGGAGGGCAAGGGTGTCGGTCAACTAGCACAGCGTCTATTCGCCGATGGGCGTTTGATTGATGAATCCAATTCGGAGACTGCAAGCAGTATCACACGGAGTGCTCTGAAGTCTGATTCGATGACTTTGTTTGAGGCCTGTATCATCCACGGTGAATTCCTCTCTCGACCCGACGTTTTGATACGTAAAGGCGATACACTTTACGTGATCGAGGTGAAGAGTAAGATCGGCAAGCTACGCTGGCATCAGGAGGGCAAGATGCTCATTAACATGTATGGTGATGTGCGTGCGGGGTACCGAGAGATTGTTCACGATTTGGCCTTCCAAACTGTGATCCTGCAACGAGCGTTTTCGCAGTATACCGTGGTGCCGTATTTTCTGTTGCCGGAGGAAACAACTCAGGCCTGTGAGGAGGAGGTCGCTATATCAAAAACGACTCTGGAGTCTTGTATGGAGAACTCTGGCGAATGCTCAGTTAAGCAGCGCCGCAAGCACTCGATTCTAAAATTCTTTGATGCTACCGAAGCGATCCATAAAATTGTCGAAGAGGTTTCGCAGTCAATGGATTCAATGGCTGCGGCGTGGCATTCAGGCCAGCGACCAGAACCCACGTTGAAATACCGTTGTCGAAACTGCGACTTTAGGCTCAAGGACGGACGCAACCAGGACGATGGTTTTCATCAATGCTGGGGGGCACTGGCCGACCCCGACCCGCATCTGTTTTCTCTATATCAGCTCTACAGTCTGAAACAGGCCGAAAATAAACAGGCGCTGTTGGCGGATCAAAAAATCACAGAGGGTAAAACATCACTCTTCGATGTTTCCGATACAGAATTGCACGGTGAACATCAGAACCGGCAACGCATCCAGTTGAGGTGTCAGCGCACCGGAAAAGAGTGGATAGATCCGCACTTGGGCGAAGCAATTAACCATCTAGATTGGCCGATTGCCTTCGTGGACTTCGAGACGATTTTGATGACCGTGCCGTGGTATGCGGATACTCGACCAGGACAGGTGCTTCCGTTTCAATTTTCAGCTCATATACTCCACCGCGATGGACACATCGTACACCGCGAATGGCTCAATGTGAGAGATGAAATTCCGACGCTGAAATTCATACGGCAACTCAAGTCTGCCTTAAAAGGTGTGGGCAGTGTTTTGGTCTATACGGATTACGAAAACCGCATTCTAAAGGAGGCATTTGAATTTCTGGGACGGTATGGGCAGGAAGCAAAGGGGGAACGCGCTTGGATCCATGAACTGCTACATTCTGGACGAATCATTGACCAGCATCAATGGGTCTATGATTGGTATTGTCATCCTGACATGAACAGGACGAGTATCAAAGTGGTCCTCCCCGCAGTGTGGCAGAACAATCAAAGCCTTCACTGCCATCCGTATTTTAAGAGATACTATAATTCGAAGGACGGACAAATTGTCGATCCGTACAAAACCCTGCCTGACGCCACGATTGATGGTCAGCCCTTCCCGGTGCGTGAAGGTACAGGTGCCATGCAAGGATACCGTGAATTCATAAAGGGAAAGGGGGCCTGTTGCCCTGAAGCCCGGGAGGCACTCGCTGCTTTGCTCACAAATTATGTCACCCTCGATACGGCAAGTCAGTGGATCATTTTCGAGCATTGGCGATTACGCTTGAACTTAATCTAA
- a CDS encoding type IV secretory system conjugative DNA transfer family protein, whose translation MNDPLINLKCFEPAGSTLDFSEDDLLGHTLAIGGSGSGKTSRLIHPIISQLVQVGGAKVGMCILDTKADGSMEAAVRRACFEAEREDDLVVINGEGNAHLNIFNDMENGGLESIDRLTSLLGSLIPRDERNKYWENTFEALIRQTLRLIHLSENIQWDYNTLVKQLIRYLLLHQLRDIEYVKEIDALKDQRDDHDPSIQLIVDEVVATHKMWDTLDHRTRSILQSMAATLAGPMNSETAFRYFDGGAPIDISTAVNEQKIVLISIDGIRHPECSRLLSRFAKGLFYEAILEQETHRTGEPIAGLILDDWPICVTAGTGNRYSDIDALAMIRSRGGFVVAATQSLAALDVSIGKPSRDAALANFANLVFFRGRDPEVDAMAAAYLGMKTEVLTDTTIYEGQSPTIRRHLPSKFLRQIRTPAVPPGAIARLATGDAYAIVGSSIYNEALSLVPLKQNQNIPW comes from the coding sequence ATGAATGACCCACTCATTAATCTTAAATGCTTCGAACCTGCAGGATCAACATTGGACTTTTCTGAGGATGATTTGCTGGGGCATACCCTAGCCATCGGCGGGTCAGGTTCGGGTAAGACCTCACGCTTGATTCACCCGATCATATCGCAATTGGTTCAGGTTGGCGGTGCTAAAGTCGGTATGTGTATATTGGATACGAAGGCTGACGGCTCTATGGAAGCTGCGGTCAGGCGTGCTTGCTTCGAAGCCGAGCGTGAAGACGATTTAGTGGTTATTAATGGCGAGGGAAATGCTCATCTAAATATCTTCAATGATATGGAGAATGGCGGCCTTGAATCGATTGATCGACTGACCTCGCTGCTGGGATCACTCATACCACGCGACGAACGAAACAAGTATTGGGAAAATACCTTTGAGGCATTGATTCGGCAAACTTTGCGGTTAATCCATCTTTCGGAAAATATTCAGTGGGATTACAATACGCTTGTGAAACAATTAATCCGTTATCTTTTGCTTCATCAGCTCAGAGACATTGAGTATGTTAAAGAAATCGACGCGTTGAAAGATCAGCGCGATGATCACGATCCGAGCATCCAGTTGATTGTCGACGAAGTCGTCGCTACTCACAAAATGTGGGACACGCTGGATCACCGAACTCGATCCATACTCCAGAGTATGGCGGCCACACTCGCGGGCCCGATGAACAGCGAGACGGCGTTTCGGTATTTCGATGGAGGCGCTCCCATCGATATATCCACTGCTGTGAATGAACAGAAGATCGTTTTGATCAGCATAGATGGTATCCGACATCCTGAATGTTCACGATTGCTCAGCCGCTTTGCAAAAGGCTTGTTCTATGAAGCGATCTTGGAGCAAGAAACTCACCGGACTGGTGAGCCCATCGCGGGATTAATCCTCGACGACTGGCCGATTTGTGTCACTGCGGGAACTGGCAACCGGTATTCTGATATTGATGCCTTGGCAATGATCCGCTCAAGAGGCGGGTTTGTCGTAGCAGCCACACAGAGTCTCGCGGCCTTGGATGTCTCGATTGGTAAGCCCTCGCGAGATGCCGCCTTGGCCAATTTCGCCAATCTGGTCTTTTTCCGTGGCAGAGACCCCGAGGTTGATGCGATGGCTGCTGCGTATCTGGGGATGAAAACCGAAGTGCTCACTGACACCACGATCTACGAAGGCCAATCTCCCACTATAAGGCGTCATCTACCATCTAAGTTTCTCAGGCAAATCCGAACGCCCGCTGTGCCACCAGGTGCCATTGCACGACTCGCCACTGGTGATGCCTATGCCATCGTTGGATCCAGCATTTACAACGAAGCGCTAAGTCTAGTCCCACTAAAACAGAACCAAAATATCCCATGGTGA
- a CDS encoding AAA family ATPase, translated as MTSLSNDFKRKIIAPIEALFQEALEGANPPIVAGGRNYQPPPAFDAVGADLLEAGSPDLESQAVQSKNGQVNEIALEEALYAINGLIGLQSAKRSIRRLADFAQIESQRRRLKLPQSRVSFHCVFSGSPGTGKTSFARLLGKILKALGLLESGHTVEVDKSGLVGEFLGQTPIKVERVFDDADGGVLFIDEAYSLSHDKEDLYGREAIDTIVKLMEDRRDSVVVIVAGYSQEMRNFIASNPGLRSRFNRTIRFDDFDEIELLAIQKQMLRSCGFDASDGFMLRSELLWQKLYRERLTGDANARMVRSALEIVLENQAGRLMRMPKKERHELCELEPEDLDGVESQLRESQHDRA; from the coding sequence ATGACTTCCCTTTCTAATGATTTCAAACGTAAGATAATCGCACCAATTGAAGCTTTATTCCAGGAAGCACTCGAAGGAGCTAACCCTCCAATCGTGGCAGGAGGACGGAATTATCAGCCGCCGCCAGCGTTCGACGCTGTGGGGGCGGACTTGCTTGAAGCTGGCTCACCAGATCTAGAATCGCAAGCTGTGCAGTCAAAAAATGGTCAAGTCAATGAGATCGCTCTCGAAGAGGCACTTTATGCAATCAATGGGCTGATTGGCTTACAGTCTGCTAAGCGATCCATCCGTCGTTTGGCAGACTTCGCCCAGATTGAGTCCCAACGTCGTCGTTTGAAATTGCCGCAATCGAGAGTCAGTTTTCATTGCGTCTTTTCAGGGTCACCCGGGACGGGGAAGACCTCGTTCGCTCGATTATTGGGCAAAATCTTGAAAGCTCTGGGACTTCTGGAGAGCGGACATACCGTCGAAGTTGACAAGTCAGGACTCGTCGGCGAGTTCCTTGGGCAAACGCCGATAAAGGTTGAGCGCGTATTCGATGACGCCGACGGTGGCGTGCTCTTTATCGACGAAGCCTATTCGCTGAGCCATGACAAAGAAGATCTCTACGGTCGTGAGGCGATTGACACCATCGTTAAGCTGATGGAGGATCGGCGCGACAGTGTGGTCGTCATTGTCGCTGGCTACTCGCAGGAAATGCGGAACTTCATCGCTTCAAATCCAGGGCTACGTTCCAGATTTAACCGCACTATTCGTTTTGACGATTTTGACGAGATCGAATTACTCGCCATCCAGAAACAGATGCTCCGCAGTTGTGGGTTTGACGCCAGCGACGGCTTCATGCTGCGAAGTGAACTGCTTTGGCAAAAGCTGTATCGAGAGCGTCTGACGGGAGATGCCAACGCCAGAATGGTTCGCAGTGCGCTAGAGATAGTTCTCGAAAATCAGGCGGGACGCTTGATGCGCATGCCCAAGAAAGAACGCCATGAACTCTGCGAACTAGAGCCAGAAGATCTAGACGGCGTAGAATCACAACTGAGGGAGAGCCAA
- a CDS encoding IS5 family transposase — protein sequence MKPKTRSAESAQFFQHDLEHLLDQRQPLYKLANQLPWNELEEAFESYYSQIGRPALPTRLMARLLLLRQLENLSDERVCAAWARDPYMQYFCGGRYLQWKLPCEPSELVHFRNRIGGESVEKIFKMTVELHADKVANKEELVADTTVQEANIKFPTDTRLHADCIEKLWRMGEAEEVSWRRSYVRTVPTLLARLRTRSNRLVKERRKCRRKIKTIAGRLLRDFKRNVGSCGELLYAEELALIKRVLRQKRHDKNKVYSRHDPQVLCIAKGKAHKKYEFGRKASVTMLRDSGVIVSAVSFKENLYDGDTLEPALEQASSMTGKTFESVLVDKGYRGRKNVSGTEVVIPEKISKKLSAYHRRKQRKRNGRRAVIEPVIGHLKSDYRMARCFLKGALGAELNLGLAAAAWNLKKWINELLLALILWREHNLQSCNLHLQNKFYSAL from the coding sequence ATGAAACCGAAGACCCGCTCCGCCGAATCCGCTCAATTTTTCCAACACGATTTGGAGCATTTGCTCGATCAACGTCAGCCACTTTACAAGTTGGCCAATCAGCTGCCTTGGAATGAGCTGGAAGAAGCCTTCGAGAGTTATTACAGCCAGATTGGTCGTCCGGCTTTGCCGACACGTTTAATGGCGAGGCTTTTGCTTTTAAGGCAGTTGGAGAATCTATCCGACGAACGAGTCTGCGCGGCCTGGGCACGCGATCCTTACATGCAATATTTTTGCGGAGGACGTTACCTCCAGTGGAAGCTGCCGTGCGAGCCAAGTGAGCTGGTTCACTTCCGTAATCGCATTGGCGGTGAAAGCGTGGAAAAGATCTTCAAAATGACCGTAGAACTGCACGCTGATAAAGTGGCGAATAAAGAAGAACTGGTGGCTGACACGACGGTTCAAGAAGCCAATATTAAGTTCCCTACGGATACGCGCCTGCATGCGGATTGCATCGAGAAGCTCTGGCGTATGGGTGAGGCAGAAGAAGTCTCCTGGCGTCGTAGCTATGTGCGAACGGTGCCTACCTTGTTGGCGCGTTTGCGCACTCGAAGCAACCGTCTGGTGAAGGAGCGCAGGAAGTGCCGCCGTAAAATCAAAACGATCGCAGGCCGCTTGTTACGTGACTTTAAGCGTAATGTCGGCTCTTGCGGTGAGTTGCTCTACGCAGAGGAACTTGCATTGATCAAGCGTGTGCTCCGGCAGAAGCGCCACGATAAGAACAAGGTCTATTCCCGTCACGATCCGCAGGTTCTGTGCATCGCCAAAGGCAAAGCACACAAGAAGTATGAGTTTGGAAGGAAGGCTTCGGTGACGATGCTACGCGACAGCGGCGTGATCGTCTCGGCGGTCAGCTTTAAAGAAAATCTCTACGACGGAGACACCTTGGAACCTGCTCTCGAACAGGCCTCGTCTATGACCGGAAAAACCTTCGAAAGCGTCTTAGTGGACAAGGGCTATCGCGGCCGTAAAAACGTCAGTGGGACCGAGGTGGTTATCCCCGAAAAGATTAGCAAAAAGCTCAGTGCGTATCATCGGCGCAAACAACGAAAACGCAACGGCCGGCGGGCGGTGATCGAGCCGGTCATCGGCCACCTCAAGAGTGACTACCGAATGGCTCGATGCTTCCTAAAAGGAGCACTTGGGGCCGAACTGAACCTCGGACTCGCCGCAGCTGCTTGGAACCTCAAGAAGTGGATCAACGAGCTTCTTTTGGCTCTCATTTTATGGCGCGAGCATAACTTGCAATCATGCAACCTACACCTCCAAAACAAATTTTACTCGGCTCTCT
- the mobF gene encoding MobF family relaxase, translated as MRAKPMFDITPIESAEAAKEYYFAGNRADYYSGSKDKPGIWSGKVAEMMGLKGIVKREDFAALCDHINPATGEPLTVRKNKKRRVGYDLCYGPPKSVSVMHALTGDHRIQLALEGAFADTLKQIEKDALTRVRIKGKDINRSTGNLLCAQFTHKNSRPTERDGRVLPDPHLHCHGVVFNVTFDPIEKRWKAAQLGDIKRDANYFQECMHNRLIRRLQKLGYQIQQTGDGWEIAGIPREVIDKFSQRSQDIKRARKGEEELLGKKLSGRQAARLGKRTRKLKKDTEKLSELELKEIWRKRLTPEEFVAVQKCHHSARIQESLIRQYDLESDSQHFAQEGFNYAKNKHFATKSVMDKRQLIAEAIKASYGDAHFETIERISKESDLLTYDEDGRTWCTTKQVREEERYFIKFAREGRTRCEAFANKPDMSLAQGLSDQQTLAYRHVLTSHDQVMGIRGKAGTGKTTMMQRIVKAIEQSGKTVKPFAPSHGAVEVLRSEGFKGSETIQQFLVNEALQAEAQDCVLWIDEAGLLSSKQMAKLASIARRQNCRLILTGDTGQHSGVERGDALRILETHGGLRPAQLDQIFRQKDPTYNDAVKHLANGEIDEAFEKLDILDSIQEITDVDRPKELAVQYISSQLQGRTALVVSPTNREAAEVTKYIRRYMIKKNTLTGISTDYQRLKSLQYNPAELSRAFNYQPGQVVEPHADMGNRQLPIGKRAKVVKVEGKTVWVENHKGEHFPLDLTKSEKFNLYEEKGLFLMRGDKIQIKKSGKARDGSRILNGTIDEVEEIAANGDIRLKGGKILPVDFMHIDHGYCVTSHSSQGRTVDDVYIAESAMSFPAASLEQFYVSCSRGRERLRIFTDDISELKQAISRSCSRKSTHDYDWDVQARLRRQNPSNIQKVSRYSHQWLDNFGKSLAAPTKRTAPESPRPEPTQSAAPSLSLETNPKTSIDIDL; from the coding sequence ATGAGAGCAAAGCCAATGTTCGACATCACTCCCATAGAATCCGCAGAGGCTGCAAAGGAATATTACTTTGCGGGTAACCGTGCGGACTACTATTCGGGCTCGAAAGACAAGCCAGGCATCTGGAGCGGTAAAGTGGCCGAAATGATGGGGCTCAAGGGAATCGTCAAGCGGGAGGATTTCGCGGCGCTTTGCGACCACATCAATCCCGCCACAGGAGAGCCTTTGACAGTCCGCAAAAACAAGAAACGGCGGGTTGGCTACGACCTTTGTTATGGCCCACCGAAAAGCGTCTCAGTAATGCACGCCCTCACGGGTGACCATCGCATACAACTAGCACTGGAAGGGGCCTTCGCCGACACGCTTAAACAAATCGAAAAAGACGCTCTCACTCGCGTACGCATAAAGGGCAAAGACATCAACCGTTCGACGGGCAATTTATTGTGCGCACAATTTACGCATAAAAATTCCCGCCCGACCGAGCGTGACGGGCGCGTTTTGCCAGACCCTCACCTGCACTGTCACGGGGTCGTATTTAATGTAACTTTCGACCCGATTGAAAAGCGCTGGAAAGCGGCTCAACTCGGCGACATCAAACGCGATGCCAACTACTTTCAAGAGTGTATGCACAACCGGCTCATTCGCCGCCTGCAAAAGCTTGGCTATCAAATTCAGCAAACTGGCGACGGATGGGAAATCGCGGGCATTCCCCGTGAGGTAATCGATAAATTTTCTCAACGCTCCCAAGACATTAAACGGGCACGCAAGGGGGAGGAAGAACTGCTCGGTAAAAAGCTATCGGGAAGACAGGCCGCACGACTTGGAAAGCGGACTCGAAAGTTGAAAAAGGATACCGAAAAATTAAGCGAGTTGGAGTTAAAGGAAATCTGGCGAAAACGGCTGACGCCCGAAGAATTTGTAGCCGTCCAAAAATGCCACCACAGCGCAAGAATTCAGGAGTCCTTAATCAGACAATACGACCTCGAAAGCGATTCGCAGCATTTCGCGCAGGAGGGCTTTAATTACGCAAAGAACAAGCACTTCGCAACGAAATCGGTAATGGACAAACGTCAGCTCATAGCCGAAGCGATAAAGGCCTCCTACGGCGATGCACATTTCGAGACGATCGAGCGAATCTCCAAAGAATCCGATTTGCTCACCTACGACGAAGATGGTCGCACCTGGTGCACCACCAAACAGGTGCGGGAAGAAGAGCGCTACTTTATCAAGTTCGCCCGCGAAGGACGGACGCGGTGTGAAGCTTTCGCGAACAAGCCTGACATGTCACTCGCACAGGGGCTGTCCGACCAGCAGACGCTCGCCTACAGGCATGTGTTAACATCACATGATCAAGTAATGGGAATTCGAGGAAAAGCGGGCACTGGCAAGACGACCATGATGCAGCGGATCGTCAAAGCCATCGAACAATCAGGAAAAACCGTAAAACCATTTGCTCCGAGTCACGGTGCTGTCGAAGTCTTGCGAAGCGAGGGCTTCAAAGGTTCTGAAACGATCCAGCAATTTCTTGTCAACGAAGCCCTACAGGCAGAGGCGCAAGACTGTGTGCTCTGGATCGACGAAGCCGGCCTTCTCAGTTCCAAGCAAATGGCAAAACTAGCCAGCATCGCAAGGCGACAAAACTGCCGCCTCATCCTGACGGGCGACACAGGACAGCACTCGGGCGTGGAGCGCGGCGATGCACTCCGAATCCTCGAAACCCATGGTGGCCTGCGCCCCGCGCAATTGGATCAAATCTTCCGCCAAAAAGACCCTACTTATAATGATGCAGTTAAACATCTAGCCAACGGCGAAATCGACGAAGCGTTCGAGAAGCTAGATATCTTGGACTCCATTCAGGAAATCACCGACGTGGATCGACCCAAAGAATTAGCCGTCCAATATATAAGCTCCCAGCTCCAAGGGCGCACGGCACTGGTGGTCTCCCCCACCAATCGCGAGGCGGCGGAAGTCACCAAGTACATCAGGCGCTATATGATTAAGAAAAATACCCTCACGGGTATATCTACGGATTATCAGAGACTAAAAAGTCTGCAATACAATCCCGCCGAACTGTCCCGAGCGTTCAATTACCAGCCCGGACAAGTCGTTGAACCCCACGCCGACATGGGCAACCGACAACTACCCATTGGCAAGCGCGCGAAGGTAGTCAAAGTCGAAGGAAAAACAGTTTGGGTCGAGAACCACAAGGGCGAGCACTTTCCTCTGGATTTAACCAAGTCCGAAAAATTCAATCTCTACGAAGAAAAGGGGCTCTTCCTGATGCGAGGCGACAAAATCCAAATCAAAAAAAGCGGAAAGGCCCGCGATGGCAGTCGGATCCTGAACGGGACAATCGACGAAGTCGAAGAGATCGCAGCCAATGGCGACATTCGCTTAAAAGGTGGCAAGATCCTTCCCGTGGACTTCATGCACATCGACCACGGTTACTGCGTAACATCCCATTCGAGCCAAGGACGCACCGTGGATGATGTTTACATAGCCGAATCTGCCATGAGTTTTCCCGCGGCCAGCCTTGAGCAATTTTACGTTTCATGCAGCCGTGGCCGGGAGCGACTCCGTATCTTCACCGATGATATAAGCGAGTTAAAACAGGCTATCAGCCGCTCCTGCTCACGTAAATCAACACATGACTACGATTGGGATGTTCAGGCGAGATTACGCAGGCAGAATCCGAGCAATATTCAGAAGGTCTCACGTTATTCCCATCAGTGGTTGGATAATTTCGGCAAGTCACTGGCAGCCCCAACAAAAAGAACAGCTCCAGAATCACCTAGACCTGAGCCCACACAATCCGCAGCCCCCTCTCTTTCCTTAGAGACCAACCCAAAAACATCAATCGATATTGACCTATGA
- a CDS encoding PcfJ domain-containing protein has protein sequence MKTNTKYQYLSDASIRVDNLTLRPWPDFTVIGDNTEAANQIVTELLESKDTFALLWRGKIPNQVLQMIHKYPRCLWRDMLEVSQLHPDYFTQWSQHCPALIALMAVHEAERQTDRDLDRIRAFYRGRNERLKMLGLPATREVFRILSKVPVEDCYPRQLEQLQAAVQDKARRRLLRHLNTITTETLDTLQLPLEYLDTNLLNLRINDITPPLDLSVSALVEEIAHYRHVTRKLPYWPFQGQQVSLRKLLQTKESLELRLALGEDCKRKRLPKPPLATIKSSKVEIQALTSVRALWREGDEMGNCVMTYAKSILSGIHYAYKMLSPQRATILLVKREENWYPVEVRTYKNEYAGARAVDLVHAWTGTIPTEKEVSDDFPF, from the coding sequence ATGAAAACAAATACAAAATATCAATACCTCTCCGACGCTTCTATCCGCGTCGACAACCTCACGCTACGGCCCTGGCCTGATTTTACTGTGATCGGCGATAATACCGAAGCAGCCAATCAAATAGTTACTGAGTTGCTAGAATCCAAGGATACCTTCGCCCTATTGTGGCGTGGTAAAATCCCTAATCAAGTCTTACAAATGATACACAAGTATCCGCGCTGCTTGTGGCGCGACATGCTTGAAGTCTCTCAGCTACACCCAGATTATTTCACGCAGTGGAGCCAGCACTGCCCGGCACTGATCGCTTTGATGGCGGTTCACGAGGCTGAACGTCAAACTGATCGCGACCTCGACCGTATCCGTGCGTTTTACCGTGGACGCAATGAGCGTCTAAAGATGCTCGGTCTTCCTGCCACGCGGGAGGTTTTCCGAATTTTGTCCAAGGTACCCGTTGAAGATTGTTATCCGCGCCAACTCGAACAACTTCAAGCGGCCGTTCAAGACAAAGCGCGTCGAAGACTTTTGCGTCATTTGAATACGATTACGACCGAGACCTTGGACACCCTTCAATTGCCACTCGAATATCTGGATACAAATCTCCTCAATCTGCGAATCAACGACATTACGCCGCCACTCGACCTTTCAGTTTCGGCTCTAGTAGAAGAAATTGCGCATTATCGTCATGTCACTCGCAAGCTTCCATACTGGCCATTCCAAGGACAGCAGGTTTCGCTTCGAAAACTGCTTCAAACCAAAGAGTCGTTGGAACTACGTTTAGCTTTGGGCGAAGACTGTAAACGCAAGCGACTCCCCAAGCCGCCACTGGCCACAATAAAATCGAGTAAAGTTGAAATCCAAGCACTGACCTCTGTGCGAGCACTTTGGCGTGAAGGCGATGAAATGGGAAATTGTGTAATGACCTACGCCAAATCGATTCTCTCGGGTATTCATTATGCCTACAAAATGCTGTCACCTCAGCGAGCTACCATTCTTTTAGTTAAACGTGAGGAGAATTGGTACCCTGTAGAGGTTCGCACCTACAAAAACGAGTATGCAGGTGCTAGAGCCGTCGATTTGGTGCACGCATGGACGGGAACTATCCCCACAGAAAAGGAGGTTTCAGATGACTTCCCTTTCTAA